The following are encoded together in the Kribbella sp. CA-293567 genome:
- a CDS encoding bifunctional metallophosphatase/5'-nucleotidase, whose product MTDSDQTTAGTTAGTTAGTPAGPAGGAENRGMGRRTVIGGAAATALAAAGFQAAPAYAGGQHGGGQHRKTVRLSVMGTTDLHGNVFNWDYFKNAEYDDSAHNDIGLAKISTLVTAVRQRIAADRRAPKPLMLDAGDTIQGTPLAYYFAKIQPITGGDRTGGDRTGGDGTGGHLHPMAAAMNAIGYDAAALGNHEFNYGLDILRKFQRQLRFPLLGANAQDWSTGLPVFPPYVLKRVHVPGQGVITVGILGLTNPGIAIWDRANVENKIKFGGIVELARHWVPRVRRAGADVVIVSAHSGMDLSSSYGDALPVPENASVLMAETVPGIDAVLVGHAHLEIPERIVTNKTTGEQVLLTEPLKWGMRLSLIDLDLQKVRGRWKVVARHSQVLNANTVAADPKVTELLQADHDKVVGYVNSKIGTSTEAMSAATAPWEDTAALDFVNFVQADAVSKALAGTPQAALPVLAIAAPFNRAAAIPAGDVSVRDVAGLYIFDNTLVGVTMTGAQVKEYLEFSAQYFRQVSGPGPFTPDQVTNAPTPTAPNGTPDYNYDILGGLTEPMAYQIDIAKPAGSRITDLRYGGAPVTADQQFVVAVNNYRQSGGGNFPHVKTAPVVYNRQVEIRQLMIDYVTATGEVDPNTFHTTDWSLTANGTAVVVSS is encoded by the coding sequence ATGACGGACAGCGACCAGACGACGGCCGGCACGACGGCCGGCACGACGGCCGGTACGCCGGCCGGCCCGGCAGGTGGAGCGGAGAACCGTGGCATGGGCAGGCGCACGGTGATCGGCGGTGCCGCCGCCACGGCGCTGGCCGCGGCCGGCTTCCAGGCGGCCCCGGCGTACGCCGGTGGTCAGCACGGCGGCGGTCAGCACCGCAAGACGGTCCGGCTGAGCGTGATGGGCACCACCGACCTGCACGGCAACGTCTTCAACTGGGACTACTTCAAGAACGCCGAGTACGACGACTCCGCGCACAACGACATCGGCCTGGCCAAGATCTCCACCCTGGTCACCGCGGTCCGGCAGCGGATCGCCGCCGACCGGCGTGCCCCGAAACCGCTGATGCTGGACGCCGGCGACACCATCCAGGGCACCCCGCTGGCCTACTACTTCGCCAAGATCCAGCCCATCACCGGCGGCGACAGGACCGGCGGCGACAGGACCGGCGGCGACGGGACCGGCGGCCACCTGCACCCGATGGCCGCGGCGATGAACGCGATCGGGTACGACGCCGCCGCGCTCGGCAACCACGAGTTCAACTACGGTCTCGACATCCTGCGCAAGTTCCAGCGCCAGTTGCGCTTCCCGCTGCTCGGCGCCAACGCGCAGGACTGGAGCACCGGGCTGCCGGTCTTCCCGCCGTACGTGCTGAAGCGGGTGCACGTACCCGGCCAGGGCGTGATCACGGTCGGGATCCTCGGCCTGACCAACCCCGGCATCGCGATCTGGGACCGGGCCAACGTCGAGAACAAGATCAAGTTCGGCGGCATCGTCGAGCTCGCCAGGCACTGGGTGCCGCGGGTCCGCCGGGCCGGTGCCGACGTGGTGATCGTGTCGGCGCACTCCGGGATGGACCTGTCCTCGTCGTACGGCGACGCGCTGCCGGTGCCGGAGAACGCCTCCGTGCTGATGGCCGAGACGGTCCCCGGCATCGACGCCGTACTGGTCGGCCACGCGCACCTGGAGATCCCCGAGCGGATCGTCACCAACAAGACCACCGGTGAGCAGGTGCTGCTGACCGAGCCGCTGAAGTGGGGCATGCGGCTCTCGCTGATCGACCTGGACCTGCAGAAGGTCCGCGGCCGGTGGAAGGTCGTCGCCCGGCACAGCCAGGTGCTCAACGCCAACACGGTCGCCGCCGACCCGAAGGTGACCGAGTTGCTGCAGGCGGACCACGACAAGGTGGTCGGCTACGTCAACTCCAAGATCGGCACCAGCACCGAGGCGATGTCCGCCGCGACCGCGCCTTGGGAGGACACCGCCGCGCTCGACTTCGTGAACTTCGTCCAGGCGGACGCGGTCAGCAAGGCCCTCGCCGGTACGCCGCAAGCCGCGCTGCCGGTGCTCGCGATCGCGGCCCCGTTCAACCGCGCCGCGGCGATCCCGGCGGGTGACGTCTCGGTGCGCGACGTCGCCGGGCTCTACATCTTCGACAACACGCTGGTCGGTGTGACGATGACCGGCGCTCAGGTGAAGGAGTACCTGGAGTTCTCCGCGCAGTACTTCCGGCAGGTCAGCGGTCCCGGCCCGTTCACCCCGGACCAGGTCACCAACGCCCCGACCCCGACCGCGCCGAACGGTACGCCGGACTACAACTACGACATCCTGGGCGGCCTGACCGAGCCGATGGCTTACCAGATCGACATCGCCAAGCCGGCCGGCTCGCGAATCACCGACCTGCGGTACGGCGGCGCGCCGGTGACCGCCGACCAGCAGTTCGTTGTCGCGGTCAACAACTACCGCCAGTCGGGCGGCGGCAACTTCCCGCACGTCAAGACCGCTCCGGTCGTCTACAACCGCCAGGTCGAGATCCGCCAGTTGATGATCGACTACGTCACCGCCACCGGCGAGGTCGACCCGAACACCTTCCACACCACCGACTGGTCCCTGACCGCCAACGGCACCGCCGTGGTGGTCAGCTCCTGA
- a CDS encoding polysaccharide deacetylase family protein gives MTLPPGKLFLVAALLFGAALVQAANPSGPSPSGNRQLAAGPAGRTPAKPIQSKFSKPKPGSAKPGHRAIAAVQKNQRTGAPATDDWTLGNDGKVIYLTFDDGPQPVFTPKVLAVLARHRAKATFFVLGKEAAAHPELVGATRAQGHTVGNHTWDHQMLTRLIPRRMHEEIFNGVKSKCFRPPYRDTNAAVAKVAAANHQRQVLWDVDTKDWEKPGAARIERAILHGAYPGAVVLMHDGGGNRTETVAALNRALPQLRARGYTFRALPC, from the coding sequence ATGACCTTGCCGCCCGGCAAACTTTTTCTCGTTGCCGCCCTCTTGTTCGGAGCCGCGCTCGTCCAGGCGGCCAACCCCTCCGGGCCCTCGCCTTCGGGCAACCGCCAGCTCGCTGCCGGGCCGGCCGGACGCACCCCGGCCAAACCGATCCAGTCGAAGTTCTCGAAGCCGAAGCCGGGATCGGCGAAGCCTGGTCATCGGGCCATCGCGGCCGTTCAGAAGAACCAGCGGACCGGCGCGCCGGCGACCGACGACTGGACGCTGGGCAACGACGGCAAGGTGATCTATCTGACCTTCGACGATGGGCCACAGCCGGTCTTCACGCCGAAGGTGCTGGCCGTGCTGGCCCGGCACCGCGCGAAGGCGACCTTCTTCGTACTGGGCAAGGAAGCAGCGGCGCACCCGGAACTGGTCGGGGCGACTCGCGCCCAGGGTCACACCGTCGGCAACCACACCTGGGACCACCAGATGCTGACCAGACTGATCCCGCGGCGGATGCACGAGGAGATCTTCAACGGCGTGAAGTCGAAGTGCTTCCGCCCGCCGTACCGCGACACCAACGCGGCGGTGGCGAAGGTGGCAGCGGCGAACCACCAGCGCCAAGTGCTCTGGGACGTCGACACCAAGGACTGGGAGAAGCCGGGCGCGGCCCGGATCGAGCGCGCGATCCTCCACGGCGCCTACCCCGGCGCGGTCGTCCTGATGCACGACGGCGGCGGCAACCGCACCGAGACTGTAGCGGCCCTGAACCGGGCCCTGCCCCAGCTCAGAGCCCGCGGCTACACCTTCCGCGCCCTGCCCTGCTAG
- a CDS encoding homogentisate 1,2-dioxygenase: MAFYRQAGQVPPKRHTQFRKPDGGLYYEELMGEEGFSSDSSLLYHAGVPSAIVDSQIWELPDLSTTANHPLTPRHLKLHDLFASGAGNNVVEQRRLVLGNGDVRISYVIAAEVSPYYRNAIGDECVYIERGSATVETVFGVLEAAEGDYVIIPRATTHRWLPGADGVQAYCIEANSHIAPPKRYLSRFGQFLEHAPYCERDLHAPASVFVVEGNDVEVLVKHRGQGANGIVGSRMTYATHPFDVVGWDGCLYPYTFNVSDFEPITGRIHQPPPVHQVFEAHNFVICNFVPRKVDYHPLSVPVPYYHSNVDSDEVMFYCGGDYEARKGSGIGLGSISLHPGGYAHGPQPSAIEASLGAESFEELAVMVDTFRPLEVGEGGAAVDDGVYAWTWAGRRL, from the coding sequence ATGGCGTTCTACCGGCAGGCAGGGCAGGTTCCGCCGAAGCGGCACACGCAGTTCCGCAAACCGGACGGCGGGCTGTACTACGAGGAACTGATGGGCGAGGAGGGGTTCTCGTCGGACTCGTCGCTGCTGTACCACGCGGGCGTGCCGTCGGCGATCGTGGATTCGCAGATCTGGGAGCTGCCTGATCTGTCGACGACCGCGAACCACCCGCTGACGCCGCGACACCTGAAGCTGCACGATCTGTTCGCCTCGGGTGCGGGCAACAACGTGGTCGAGCAGCGCCGGCTGGTGCTCGGCAACGGCGATGTCCGGATCTCGTACGTGATCGCGGCCGAGGTCTCGCCGTACTACCGCAACGCGATCGGCGACGAGTGCGTCTACATCGAGCGCGGATCGGCGACGGTCGAGACGGTGTTCGGCGTACTGGAGGCGGCCGAGGGCGACTACGTGATCATCCCGCGCGCCACCACGCATCGCTGGCTGCCGGGGGCGGACGGCGTACAGGCCTACTGCATCGAGGCGAACAGTCACATCGCGCCGCCGAAGCGGTATCTGAGCCGGTTCGGGCAGTTCCTCGAACATGCGCCGTACTGCGAACGCGACCTGCACGCGCCGGCGTCGGTGTTCGTTGTGGAGGGCAATGACGTCGAGGTGCTGGTGAAGCACCGGGGCCAGGGCGCGAACGGGATCGTCGGCAGCCGGATGACCTATGCGACCCACCCCTTCGACGTGGTCGGCTGGGACGGTTGCCTCTACCCGTACACCTTCAACGTGAGCGACTTCGAGCCGATCACCGGGCGGATTCACCAGCCGCCACCGGTGCACCAGGTCTTCGAGGCGCACAACTTCGTGATCTGCAACTTCGTGCCCCGCAAGGTCGACTACCACCCGCTCTCGGTGCCGGTGCCGTACTACCACTCGAACGTCGACTCCGACGAGGTGATGTTCTACTGCGGCGGCGACTACGAGGCGCGCAAGGGATCGGGCATCGGACTCGGCTCGATCTCGCTGCACCCCGGCGGCTACGCCCACGGCCCGCAGCCCTCGGCGATCGAGGCGTCGCTGGGCGCGGAGTCGTTCGAGGAGCTCGCGGTGATGGTCGACACCTTCCGGCCGCTGGAGGTCGGTGAGGGTGGCGCGGCCGTTGACGACGGGGTGTACGCGTGGACTTGGGCGGGGCGGCGGTTGTAG
- a CDS encoding class I SAM-dependent methyltransferase: protein MTTTFDPIAFKQTTRAQWEDAAEAWNRWGPTIDDWLGDATEVMLRAAGIGKDDRVLDIAAGAGGQTLAAARLAGPRGTVVATDISPEILRYAARAATEAGIETVETLEADGENLSVLAGREFDAAISRVGLIYFPDQQAALTGIHRALRPGGKFSAVVYSTPDRNGFFSIPVGIIRRRAELPPPLPGQPGPFSLGGPGVAEKAFEAAGFRDITVATVPSAVRLPSAAECVRFERESFGALHQMLSRLDDDAKAAAWQEITEQLTQFEGPDGFAGPCEMLVVTGTR from the coding sequence ATGACCACCACCTTCGATCCGATCGCGTTCAAGCAGACCACCCGCGCCCAGTGGGAGGACGCCGCGGAGGCGTGGAACCGCTGGGGTCCCACCATCGACGACTGGCTGGGCGACGCGACCGAGGTGATGCTCCGGGCAGCAGGGATCGGCAAGGACGACCGCGTTCTCGACATCGCCGCGGGGGCCGGCGGACAGACGCTCGCCGCCGCGCGGCTGGCCGGGCCGCGCGGCACCGTGGTGGCCACCGACATCTCTCCCGAGATCCTCCGGTACGCCGCCCGCGCCGCGACCGAGGCCGGGATCGAAACAGTCGAAACCCTGGAGGCCGACGGCGAGAACCTGTCCGTGCTGGCCGGCCGGGAGTTCGACGCGGCGATCTCCCGGGTGGGTCTGATCTACTTCCCCGACCAGCAGGCCGCCCTGACCGGAATCCACCGGGCGTTGCGGCCGGGCGGGAAGTTCTCCGCGGTCGTCTACTCGACGCCGGACCGCAACGGCTTCTTCTCGATCCCGGTCGGCATCATCCGCCGCCGGGCCGAGTTGCCGCCGCCTCTCCCGGGGCAGCCCGGACCCTTCAGCCTCGGCGGCCCGGGCGTCGCCGAGAAGGCCTTCGAGGCCGCGGGCTTCCGTGACATCACAGTGGCGACCGTCCCGTCCGCGGTCCGCCTGCCGAGCGCCGCGGAGTGTGTCCGCTTCGAACGCGAGTCCTTCGGCGCCCTGCACCAGATGCTCTCCCGCCTGGACGACGATGCCAAGGCCGCGGCCTGGCAGGAGATCACCGAGCAGTTGACCCAGTTCGAAGGTCCGGACGGCTTCGCGGGTCCCTGCGAGATGCTGGTCGTCACCGGTACCCGCTGA